From a single Macrobrachium rosenbergii isolate ZJJX-2024 chromosome 59, ASM4041242v1, whole genome shotgun sequence genomic region:
- the LOC136837726 gene encoding octopamine receptor beta-2R-like, translating to MGEEGETVTNGTWVDEVWSREGGLANLNGVGGGASNSTEWTNLTVGVVKGFCMSIIIVCAVLGNLLVVISVFRHRRLRVITNYFVVSLAVADILVALMAMPFNASVEITGRWLFSYRMCDLWNSFDVYASTVSILHLCCISIDRHYAIVRPLEYPMVMTEGRVVIMLCHVWLAPLVISFLPIFMGWYTTADHLQERALSPEVCEFKVNTTYAVVSSSISFWMPCSVMVYMYYRIYQEAARQERMLHRHSRLSSASQASHAAMAVSSSSNATATTTVSIGSNGVGSDPTANHGLGSGGSGRRLMAHRPSSDTQEATPTKERNLIKLKREHKAARTLGIIMGAFIVCWLPFFTWYVSITLCGEACHCPDIIVSILFWIGYFNSMLNPIIYAYFNRDFREAFRRTLQCMCRCWKEEDPWRSQMGPPYDSDLCLQHNGHTTVIKAKTRRFSTECGV from the coding sequence ATGGGCGAAGAGGGTGAAACAGTAACGAACGGGACGTGGGTGGACGAGGTCTGGTCAAGGGAGGGGGGCCTCGCCAACCTAAACGGTGTGGGTGGGGGGGCGAGCAACAGCACGGAATGGACGAATCTGACGGTGGGTGTGGTGAAAGGCTTCTGCATGTCGATCATCATTGTGTGCGCTGTTCTTGGGAACTTGCTGGTGGTGATCAGTGTGTTTCGTCATCGCAGACTAAGGGTTATCACTAACTATTTCGTCGTGTCACTGGCTGTAGCTGACATATTGGTCGCCCTCATGGCTATGCCCTTCAACGCCAGTGTCGAAATCACAGGCCGCTGGCTCTTTAGCTACCGTATGTGTGATCTGTGGAACTCTTTCGATGTCTACGCTTCTACGGTGTCAATATTACACTTGTGTTGTATAAGTATCGACCGTCATTACGCTATTGTGAGACCCCTCGAATACCCAATGGTGATGACCGAGGGTCGAGTCGTCATTATGTTGTGCCACGTGTGGCTCGCCCCGTTGGTCATTTCATTCCTGCCCATATTCATGGGGTGGTATACGACAGCCGACCACCTCCAAGAAAGAGCTCTCAGCCCCGAAGTGTGCGAATTCAAAGTGAACACCACTTACGCTGTGGTCTCATCTTCCATCTCTTTCTGGATGCCCTGCAGCGTGAtggtgtacatgtattaccgcaTTTATCAGGAAGCAGCACGTCAGGAGCGGATGCTGCACAGGCATTCCCGCCTCTCGAGTGCTTCTCAGGCCTCCCATGCAGCCATGGCTGTGTCGAGCAGTTCCAATGCGACGGCCACAACAACTGTCAGCATTGGCAGCAACGGAGTTGGCTCGGATCCCACAGCAAATCACGGCCTGGGCAGCGGAGGCTCAGGTCGCCGCCTGATGGCCCACAGGCCCTCCAGCGACACCCAAGAAGCCACGCCCACCAAGGAGCGCAACCTGATCAAGCTGAAGCGCGAACACAAGGCTGCGCGAACACTGGGCATCATCATGGGGGCCTTCATCGTGTGCTGGCTGCCTTTTTTCACGTGGTACGTCAGCATCACGCTGTGTGGAGAAGCTTGCCACTGCCCTGACATCATCGTTTCCATACTCTTCTGGATTGGATACTTCAACTCAATGCTCAATCCTATCATCTACGCCTACTTCAATCGCGATTTCCGAGAAGCCTTCCGTCGAACCCTGCAGTGCATGTGTCGCTGCTGGAAGGAAGAGGACCCGTGGAGAAGCCAGATGGGTCCTCCCTACGACTCAGACCTGTGTTTGCAGCACAACGGACACACCACAGTCATTAAAGCAAAGACAAGACGTTTTAGTACCGAGTGTGGAGTTTAA